In Aquiflexum balticum DSM 16537, a single genomic region encodes these proteins:
- a CDS encoding CvfB family protein gives MKELGIINSLLINRFTANGAYLALHDGGEVLLPKSYLKGEEKAGEELEVFIYTDSEDRPVAVTNRPIALLDEFAVMEAKEITKFGAFVDWGLPKDLFVPKAEMGKNMEVGGKYLVRVCRDFRTDRLIGVSKYEDFLIKDTQGFEAGQQVEALVFDETELGFKVLIENNFEGLLYKNEVFENIEIGDKINVFIKKRRDDGKLDLQLLPIGRVKYEEGAEKILEVLKVRKFLPLHDKSSPESIKELLGMSKKHFKQSIGQLYKAKKILIKSDGIELV, from the coding sequence ATGAAAGAATTAGGAATTATCAACAGTCTTCTGATCAATAGGTTTACTGCAAACGGAGCATATCTTGCTTTGCATGATGGTGGAGAGGTCCTTCTTCCAAAAAGTTATTTGAAGGGAGAAGAGAAAGCAGGAGAAGAATTGGAGGTTTTTATTTATACAGATAGTGAAGACAGACCTGTTGCTGTTACCAATAGACCCATTGCCCTGTTGGATGAATTTGCTGTCATGGAGGCAAAAGAAATCACAAAATTTGGAGCATTTGTTGATTGGGGACTTCCCAAAGACCTTTTTGTCCCCAAAGCCGAGATGGGAAAAAATATGGAAGTCGGCGGAAAATATCTGGTGAGGGTTTGCCGGGATTTCAGAACTGACAGGTTGATAGGAGTTTCCAAATATGAGGACTTCCTGATTAAGGATACCCAGGGTTTTGAAGCAGGTCAGCAAGTGGAAGCCTTGGTTTTTGATGAGACTGAACTTGGTTTTAAAGTATTGATCGAAAATAATTTTGAGGGCTTGTTGTATAAAAATGAGGTGTTCGAGAATATTGAAATAGGGGATAAGATCAATGTTTTCATCAAGAAGCGGCGGGATGATGGTAAATTGGACTTGCAGCTCTTGCCTATCGGAAGGGTAAAATATGAAGAAGGGGCGGAAAAAATTCTGGAAGTCTTAAAAGTCCGGAAATTTTTGCCCCTTCATGATAAATCATCCCCTGAGTCTATCAAAGAGTTGTTGGGAATGAGTAAAAAGCATTTCAAACAGTCTATTGGTCAACTGTATAAAGCCAAAAAAATTCTGATTAAGTCTGATGGAATTGAACTCGTCTAG